In the Leptotrichia sp. oral taxon 212 genome, one interval contains:
- a CDS encoding IS3 family transposase yields MLKKIESSSSGKGAKREEKVRVIAELRAKYPFKMLLKIAGISKSVYYYYIDKKDIDEKNKDIIEKIKEIYYANKGRYGYRRVTLELKNQGLNINHKKVQRLMKKFNLQSIIRKKRKYSSYRGQTGRIADNHIRRDFEAAAPNQKWFTDVTEFNLRGEKLYLSPILDAYGRYIVSYDISRSPNLGQINHMLNLAFKENGNYENLIFHSDQGWQYQHYLYQKRLKEKNITQSMSRKGNSLDNGLMECFFGLLKSEMFYEQEEKYRTLEELKEAIEEYIYYYNNKRIKEKLKGLTPASYRSQSLLVG; encoded by the coding sequence ATACTTAAAAAAATTGAGAGCTCTAGTTCAGGAAAGGGAGCTAAAAGAGAAGAAAAAGTAAGAGTGATAGCCGAACTTAGAGCTAAATACCCTTTCAAGATGCTGTTAAAAATTGCCGGGATATCAAAATCAGTATATTACTACTATATTGATAAAAAAGATATTGATGAGAAGAATAAAGATATCATTGAAAAAATCAAAGAAATTTACTATGCAAATAAAGGAAGATATGGTTATCGAAGAGTAACATTGGAATTAAAGAATCAAGGGTTAAATATTAATCATAAAAAAGTACAGAGGCTTATGAAGAAATTTAATTTACAGAGCATTATCCGTAAAAAGAGGAAATATTCTTCATACAGAGGTCAGACAGGAAGGATAGCTGATAATCATATCAGAAGAGATTTTGAAGCAGCAGCTCCAAATCAGAAATGGTTTACAGATGTGACAGAATTTAATCTGAGGGGAGAAAAGTTATACTTATCTCCAATATTGGATGCTTATGGAAGATACATAGTTTCATATGATATTTCGCGCAGTCCTAACTTGGGGCAGATAAACCATATGTTAAATTTAGCATTTAAAGAAAATGGGAATTATGAGAATTTGATATTTCATAGCGATCAAGGATGGCAGTATCAGCATTATTTATATCAGAAAAGGTTAAAAGAAAAGAATATAACTCAAAGTATGTCAAGGAAAGGAAACAGTTTAGATAACGGATTAATGGAATGTTTCTTTGGGTTATTAAAATCAGAGATGTTTTATGAACAGGAAGAAAAGTACAGAACACTGGAAGAACTGAAAGAAGCAATAGAGGAATACATATATTATTACAACAACAAAAGAATAAAGGAAAAATTAAAAGGATTAACTCCTGCTTCTTACAGAAGTCAATCCTTATTGGTTGGTTAA
- a CDS encoding IS3 family transposase yields the protein MSKLTREDKIEIYERRKNGETISSLANDFDVQESNIKYLIALIEKHGYDILRKDKNRVYSKDFKLQIINRILVNHESINSVAIDIGLPAPSILHNWLSKFKENEYNVVEKKKGRKPKSMTKPKKNEKVLSEKDKIKQLEEENMYLKAENEYLKKLRALVQERELKEKKK from the coding sequence ATGAGCAAATTAACAAGAGAAGATAAAATTGAAATATATGAAAGAAGAAAAAATGGTGAAACTATTTCTTCTTTAGCTAATGATTTTGATGTTCAGGAATCTAATATTAAATATTTAATTGCTTTAATTGAAAAACATGGATATGATATTTTAAGAAAAGATAAAAATAGAGTTTATTCTAAAGATTTTAAATTACAAATAATTAATAGAATTTTAGTTAATCATGAGTCTATTAATTCTGTTGCTATTGATATTGGTTTGCCAGCTCCTAGTATTTTACATAATTGGCTTTCAAAATTTAAAGAAAATGAGTATAATGTTGTAGAGAAGAAAAAAGGAAGGAAACCTAAATCTATGACTAAACCTAAGAAAAATGAGAAAGTTCTATCTGAAAAAGATAAGATTAAACAGTTAGAAGAAGAAAATATGTATCTTAAAGCTGAGAACGAATACTTAAAAAAATTGAGAGCTCTAGTTCAGGAAAGGGAGCTAAAAGAGAAGAAAAAGTAA